The Amycolatopsis sp. 195334CR genome window below encodes:
- a CDS encoding acetyl-CoA carboxylase biotin carboxylase subunit family protein produces MKRHITIIHRWREQYAEYAEYLDHSENNVTYITTDVGVLGVPEGAAATALVVNTDDIDEVRAKVVELAARFGKPAGIVALKEDDLEVGAALREEFGCPGPRVSAFVPFRDKLVMCGVIRDAGLPLPAFGPAATAEQVLGFAEEHGWPVIVKPRSESSSAGVVIVQDAEHLATLDLDDSRMVQKFVDHTVFHVDGYFDGVEVRRWSSAEYLNTCLTFRGGGVLGSVEDDDPERLKAVGNATAQFISALTDEPTAFHLEVFVAPAADGGFEVQFLEVGARVGGAEIPFLWRDVHGYDLMRAAFELQLGLVPQVTDALEDKDLAGWMLVAAPAKRPCLITESTPVLGLTPGPYAERVLEVGEILPNAAAFYEHVGGRFRFRGSTSAEIIEAIENTVRHFRVAATPIEPD; encoded by the coding sequence ATGAAACGGCACATCACGATCATCCACCGGTGGCGGGAGCAATACGCCGAATACGCGGAGTACCTCGACCATTCCGAGAACAACGTGACCTACATCACCACCGATGTCGGGGTATTGGGCGTTCCGGAGGGTGCCGCGGCCACCGCGCTCGTGGTGAACACCGACGACATCGACGAGGTGCGCGCGAAGGTGGTCGAGCTGGCGGCCCGGTTCGGGAAGCCGGCCGGGATCGTCGCGCTCAAGGAGGACGACCTCGAGGTGGGCGCGGCCCTGCGCGAGGAGTTCGGCTGCCCCGGCCCGCGGGTGTCGGCGTTCGTGCCGTTCCGCGACAAGCTGGTGATGTGCGGGGTGATCCGGGACGCCGGGTTGCCGCTGCCCGCGTTCGGCCCGGCCGCGACCGCCGAGCAGGTGCTCGGGTTCGCCGAGGAGCACGGGTGGCCGGTGATCGTGAAGCCGCGGAGCGAGAGCAGCAGCGCGGGCGTGGTCATCGTCCAGGACGCCGAGCACCTGGCCACTTTGGACCTGGACGACTCGCGCATGGTGCAGAAGTTCGTCGACCACACGGTGTTCCACGTGGACGGTTACTTCGACGGGGTCGAGGTCCGCCGGTGGAGTTCGGCGGAGTACCTGAACACCTGCCTGACCTTCCGCGGCGGTGGGGTGCTCGGCTCGGTGGAGGACGACGACCCGGAACGCCTCAAGGCGGTCGGCAACGCGACGGCGCAGTTCATCTCCGCGCTGACCGACGAGCCGACGGCGTTCCACCTGGAGGTCTTCGTCGCCCCGGCGGCCGACGGCGGGTTCGAGGTGCAGTTCCTGGAGGTCGGCGCGCGGGTCGGTGGCGCGGAGATCCCGTTCCTGTGGCGGGACGTGCACGGCTACGACCTGATGCGGGCGGCGTTCGAGTTGCAGCTGGGCCTGGTGCCGCAGGTGACCGACGCGCTGGAGGACAAGGACCTGGCGGGCTGGATGCTGGTGGCCGCGCCGGCGAAGCGCCCGTGCCTGATCACCGAGTCCACGCCGGTGCTGGGCCTGACGCCCGGGCCGTACGCCGAACGCGTGCTGGAGGTCGGGGAGATCCTGCCGAACGCCGCCGCCTTCTACGAACACGTCGGCGGCCGATTCCGCTTCCGCGGGTCGACCAGCGCCGAGATCATCGAGGCCATCGAGAACACGGTGCGTCACTTCCGGGTCGCCGCCACCCCCATCGAACCGGACTGA
- a CDS encoding helix-turn-helix transcriptional regulator, translating to MSTGNSGAGDRDMRPRIVTAQTTFQAELGRNLRMTRAMAHLTRENVSERMVSRPSVGTISAWEAGTRQIPIDRLMDFCHVVGRPVESVWPVDGRRTQVIRAPRLRQLDDPPLKPLAAWAKTYGNELIRLTPDAIEAAAALCKVPPDWLRQRLLRLQRF from the coding sequence GTGAGCACCGGCAACTCCGGTGCCGGGGATCGCGACATGCGGCCGCGCATTGTGACGGCACAGACGACGTTTCAGGCCGAACTCGGGCGCAACTTGCGCATGACTCGGGCGATGGCCCACCTCACCCGCGAGAACGTGTCCGAACGCATGGTGAGCCGGCCGTCTGTCGGCACGATCAGCGCTTGGGAAGCGGGCACGCGACAGATCCCGATCGACCGGTTGATGGATTTCTGCCACGTGGTCGGCCGGCCGGTGGAGTCGGTGTGGCCGGTGGACGGCCGACGGACACAGGTGATTCGCGCCCCACGCCTGCGGCAGCTCGACGATCCGCCGCTGAAGCCGCTCGCAGCCTGGGCAAAGACTTACGGCAACGAATTGATCCGGCTCACGCCCGATGCCATCGAAGCCGCGGCGGCACTGTGCAAGGTGCCGCCGGACTGGCTTCGACAACGGTTGCTGCGACTCCAGCGCTTCTGA
- a CDS encoding helix-turn-helix domain-containing protein → MQPAFGRRVREIRNWRKLGLRPCAQLAGISHGYLGKIERGEKAIDSRRVLEGLATALRVAPSDLLGKPYTPTDSESDGIHSALPVISDALTGWRVGEVPDTPGRPWQDVQADLRHLDTVLRPNADYAAQAAMLPGLIRDLLRLVGSDEHRQPALVGLISAYKTAAYLTHDLGQNGLPTLAVERMRQAAEELEDPHYLADVSWRRAQLLSGSNRHRQYELATGIATSTEIPGYMRGMAHLTAALASAVLGNEGAALDHLAEATDLTNVTDAEDKPYRPSDFGRSNVGIWRVTIGVELGYGAKVAEFAEAVHLSEVAPHRQAAFWTDLGRGLLTERKLRNQGMSALLTAEKLAPQKLRTNPFVREAVSTMLNTAPPSADSRDLRGLAWRMGLAPTG, encoded by the coding sequence ATGCAACCTGCCTTCGGCCGCCGGGTGCGCGAGATTCGCAACTGGCGCAAGCTCGGTCTCCGGCCCTGCGCGCAACTGGCCGGGATCTCGCACGGCTATCTGGGGAAGATCGAGCGCGGCGAAAAGGCAATAGACAGCCGCCGAGTGCTCGAAGGGCTCGCGACAGCGCTACGGGTCGCCCCGAGCGACCTCCTCGGCAAGCCCTACACCCCCACGGACTCGGAGTCCGACGGCATCCACTCCGCGCTCCCGGTTATCTCGGACGCGCTCACGGGTTGGCGAGTAGGCGAGGTACCCGACACCCCCGGCCGCCCATGGCAGGACGTGCAGGCAGACCTGCGCCACCTCGATACCGTGCTGCGCCCGAACGCCGACTACGCCGCCCAGGCCGCCATGCTCCCCGGGCTGATCCGCGACCTTCTCCGGCTCGTCGGATCCGACGAACATCGGCAGCCCGCACTCGTCGGCCTGATCAGCGCCTACAAGACCGCGGCTTACCTGACCCACGACCTCGGGCAGAACGGTTTGCCGACGCTCGCCGTCGAGCGCATGCGACAGGCCGCCGAAGAGCTGGAAGACCCGCACTACCTGGCCGATGTGTCCTGGCGCCGCGCGCAGTTGCTCAGCGGCTCCAACCGCCACCGCCAGTACGAACTGGCCACCGGGATCGCCACCTCGACCGAGATCCCGGGGTACATGCGCGGCATGGCACACCTGACTGCCGCTCTGGCCTCGGCCGTACTCGGCAATGAGGGCGCCGCGCTGGACCACCTGGCCGAAGCGACCGATCTCACGAACGTCACCGACGCCGAAGACAAGCCGTACCGGCCATCGGACTTCGGGCGGTCCAACGTCGGGATCTGGCGTGTCACCATCGGCGTCGAGCTGGGCTACGGCGCGAAGGTCGCCGAGTTCGCCGAAGCCGTACACCTGTCCGAGGTCGCGCCGCATCGCCAGGCGGCCTTCTGGACCGACCTCGGGCGCGGTCTGCTCACCGAGCGCAAACTGCGTAACCAGGGCATGAGTGCCCTGCTGACCGCCGAGAAGCTGGCGCCGCAGAAGTTGCGCACGAACCCATTCGTGCGGGAGGCGGTCTCCACGATGCTCAACACCGCCCCGCCGAGCGCCGACAGCCGAGACCTGCGCGGTCTGGCCTGGCGAATGGGCTTGGCCCCGACCGGGTGA
- a CDS encoding type VII secretion target translates to MSNGYEVHLEALRRAALAADSAAEQVSAADLGSALREAVAGLPGARCAQAVEAAGEAWRGELADWSSRARGYGQSLTGAADGYGRNDAAVAQDFLGVRIEGGVP, encoded by the coding sequence ATGTCGAACGGGTACGAGGTCCACCTCGAGGCACTGCGCCGGGCGGCGCTGGCTGCTGATTCGGCCGCTGAGCAGGTCTCGGCGGCCGACCTCGGGAGCGCGCTCCGCGAGGCGGTGGCCGGGCTGCCCGGCGCCCGGTGCGCCCAGGCGGTCGAGGCGGCCGGCGAGGCCTGGCGCGGGGAACTCGCGGACTGGTCGTCGCGGGCCCGGGGTTACGGGCAGTCGCTGACCGGCGCGGCCGACGGCTACGGCCGCAACGATGCCGCTGTGGCACAGGACTTCCTCGGCGTCCGCATCGAGGGAGGCGTGCCGTAG
- a CDS encoding alpha/beta hydrolase has product MVSYGEVRQWRPGPLDSAERSLKALSDKLLDQSDEFVVRGTPAGWTGDAAAAAARQRTTIGDRMDGILAGVRTARGGLASAADAVTSLSHAVQETDNLAQVNGFGIGDNGAVRDVAPPRQVPAELVDEVRRQRQRMADELVDRVERILLRANDIDGELGSLLSKIATGEAETAQARVSVAEPPDGTPAENASWWNSLSEDEQQRIIENHPDWIGNRDGIPATDRDQANRSILADEKVRLEAEEAALRADLDDNFFGGIFTDDDSELEAVQGKLKGIEAIESKLDSTAGLGQSERHYLLGFDTGEDGKAIVAKGNPDSADNVATFVPGTGADLEGVGGLLNRGDKMWLAADDSSADESTSVVTWLGYDAPDNIPLAASQEYATGARQDLDSFHDGLRVTHEGGPSHNTVIGHSYGSTVIGHAGRDLDLDVDKMVFVGSPGVGVDHASELNIDPGDVYATTAREDIIRLTPEFIHGNHPVDDDFGAHEFEADPGEGGISGGVHTHSAYWDDGNKALTNLGHIIVGNTDRLSSSAH; this is encoded by the coding sequence ATGGTCAGCTACGGGGAAGTGCGGCAGTGGCGGCCCGGTCCGCTCGACAGCGCCGAGCGGAGCCTCAAAGCCCTGTCCGACAAGCTGCTCGACCAGTCGGACGAGTTCGTCGTGCGGGGCACCCCCGCCGGGTGGACCGGTGACGCCGCCGCCGCGGCGGCGCGGCAGCGCACCACGATCGGTGACCGGATGGACGGCATCCTCGCGGGCGTGCGGACGGCCCGCGGCGGGCTGGCGAGCGCGGCGGACGCGGTCACCAGTCTCAGCCACGCCGTCCAGGAAACGGACAACCTCGCGCAGGTGAACGGTTTCGGAATCGGCGACAACGGCGCCGTCCGCGATGTGGCGCCACCGCGGCAGGTGCCCGCCGAACTGGTCGACGAGGTCCGGCGGCAGCGGCAGCGCATGGCCGACGAGCTGGTGGACCGCGTGGAACGAATCCTGTTGCGGGCCAACGACATCGACGGGGAGCTCGGCTCGCTGCTGAGCAAGATCGCCACGGGCGAGGCCGAAACGGCGCAGGCGCGGGTGTCCGTGGCGGAACCGCCCGACGGCACCCCGGCGGAGAACGCCTCGTGGTGGAACTCGCTGTCGGAAGACGAACAGCAGCGGATCATCGAGAACCACCCGGACTGGATCGGCAACCGCGACGGCATTCCGGCGACGGATCGCGACCAGGCCAACCGGTCGATCCTGGCCGACGAGAAGGTCCGGCTGGAAGCGGAAGAGGCCGCGCTGCGCGCCGACCTCGACGACAACTTCTTCGGCGGGATCTTCACCGACGACGACTCCGAGCTCGAAGCGGTCCAAGGCAAGTTGAAGGGCATCGAGGCGATCGAGTCCAAACTGGACAGCACGGCCGGGCTCGGCCAGAGCGAGCGGCACTACCTCCTGGGCTTCGACACCGGCGAAGACGGCAAAGCCATCGTCGCCAAGGGAAATCCCGACAGCGCCGACAACGTGGCGACGTTCGTGCCCGGTACCGGCGCCGACCTCGAAGGCGTCGGCGGTCTGCTCAACCGCGGCGACAAGATGTGGCTCGCGGCCGACGATTCGAGTGCCGACGAGTCCACTTCGGTCGTCACCTGGCTCGGTTACGACGCGCCGGACAACATTCCGCTGGCGGCGTCGCAGGAGTACGCCACCGGCGCCCGGCAGGACCTGGACAGCTTCCACGACGGACTGCGCGTGACCCACGAGGGCGGGCCGTCGCACAACACGGTCATCGGCCACAGCTACGGCAGCACGGTGATCGGGCACGCCGGCCGCGATCTGGACCTCGACGTGGACAAGATGGTTTTTGTCGGCAGTCCCGGGGTCGGCGTGGACCACGCGAGCGAGTTGAACATCGATCCCGGTGACGTGTACGCCACCACCGCGCGGGAGGACATCATCCGCCTGACGCCGGAATTCATCCACGGCAACCACCCGGTCGACGACGACTTCGGGGCGCACGAGTTCGAAGCGGATCCCGGCGAGGGCGGCATTTCCGGTGGTGTGCACACCCACAGCGCCTACTGGGACGACGGCAACAAGGCGCTGACGAACCTCGGGCATATCATCGTCGGCAACACCGACCGGCTCAGCTCATCCGCACACTGA
- a CDS encoding DUF1206 domain-containing protein, whose amino-acid sequence MTTSTKASQARHSKPVQVLGRVGMACYGVVHLIIAYLAVRIVASGGGQEADGRGAISEIGSTGVGGFLLWVVAIGLIAYGLWQALMAATGYSWVSKQRRRVMKRVASVARCVMGVSLGVYAIQLTVGSGSQGSGDQQQQEVTGKLLAMPAGPFLVAVLAAIVLGVAVAAAAKGIRKTFLDDLDFSSLPSGTRTWVERLGRIGYLAKAVVFGVVGVLIGVAAFSHDPGQAGGLDAALRTLAAQPFGPALLIAVAAGLAAFGAYCFGAAWAHRN is encoded by the coding sequence ATGACCACCAGCACCAAAGCGAGCCAGGCCAGGCACAGCAAACCCGTCCAGGTTCTGGGGCGGGTGGGGATGGCCTGCTACGGCGTGGTCCACCTGATCATCGCGTACCTGGCGGTGCGCATCGTCGCCTCCGGTGGTGGGCAGGAGGCCGACGGCCGCGGGGCGATCAGCGAGATCGGCTCCACCGGCGTCGGCGGGTTCCTGCTCTGGGTGGTCGCCATCGGCCTCATCGCGTACGGGTTGTGGCAGGCGCTCATGGCCGCCACCGGGTACTCGTGGGTGAGCAAGCAGCGCCGCCGGGTGATGAAGCGGGTGGCCTCGGTGGCCCGCTGCGTGATGGGCGTTTCCCTGGGCGTGTACGCGATCCAGCTCACCGTCGGCTCGGGCAGCCAGGGTTCGGGGGACCAGCAGCAACAGGAGGTCACCGGCAAACTGCTCGCCATGCCCGCCGGGCCGTTCCTGGTCGCGGTGCTGGCCGCGATCGTGCTCGGGGTCGCCGTCGCCGCGGCGGCCAAGGGGATTCGCAAGACCTTTCTCGACGACCTCGACTTCTCCTCGCTGCCGAGCGGCACGCGCACCTGGGTCGAGCGCCTCGGGCGCATCGGTTACCTGGCCAAGGCTGTGGTGTTCGGCGTGGTCGGCGTGCTGATCGGGGTCGCCGCGTTCAGCCACGACCCCGGCCAGGCGGGCGGCCTCGACGCCGCGTTGCGCACGCTGGCCGCCCAGCCCTTCGGCCCGGCTCTGCTCATCGCGGTCGCGGCGGGCCTCGCGGCCTTCGGCGCGTACTGCTTCGGCGCGGCCTGGGCCCACCGGAACTGA
- a CDS encoding DoxX family protein — protein sequence MFARVKDVAALVGRIGIAVVFLAHGLQKWDKGVDATAGMFEGLGLPLPTVAALFTIAVEILGSLAFLLGLAMPLVGIGYAIVGVGAIFTVHLDNGLTGQGGYELVLVLAAAGLAIGFNGGRFSLDHLLFTRKRENAGAERLSAQTA from the coding sequence ATGTTCGCTCGAGTCAAGGATGTCGCCGCACTGGTCGGCCGGATCGGGATCGCCGTGGTGTTCCTCGCACACGGGCTGCAGAAGTGGGACAAGGGCGTGGACGCCACGGCGGGCATGTTCGAGGGCCTCGGCCTGCCGCTGCCCACCGTGGCCGCGTTGTTCACCATCGCGGTGGAGATCCTCGGTTCGCTCGCCTTCCTGCTCGGGCTCGCGATGCCGCTGGTCGGCATCGGTTACGCGATCGTCGGCGTCGGCGCGATCTTCACCGTGCACCTCGACAACGGCCTGACCGGCCAGGGCGGCTACGAGCTGGTGCTGGTGCTCGCGGCGGCCGGCCTGGCGATCGGCTTCAACGGCGGCCGCTTCTCCCTGGACCACCTGCTGTTCACCCGCAAGCGCGAGAACGCGGGCGCCGAGCGGCTCTCGGCGCAGACCGCCTGA
- a CDS encoding TIGR03089 family protein → MSLTEALLRPHLSSPAKPLITHYDDATGARVELSVTTLVNWASKTANWLVEEPEIEPGDPVAVALPAHWQTAGVLLGAWWCGAHVVADAAGAKVAFTGPDTTSSEAELTAVVSLDPMGRGLSNAPGADAVDFLSDARTAGDTYSPLFPVEPGAPALLSSTVEEALAQARSYADKDGISAGDRVLSTVEWSLSDGVLRGLLAPLAAGASLVQVSNPDPAKLADRGSTERTTRELG, encoded by the coding sequence GTGAGCCTTACCGAAGCACTGCTGCGCCCCCACCTGTCCAGCCCGGCGAAACCGCTGATCACGCACTACGACGACGCCACCGGCGCGCGGGTCGAGCTGTCGGTGACCACGCTGGTCAACTGGGCTTCGAAAACAGCGAACTGGCTGGTCGAGGAGCCGGAGATCGAGCCTGGCGACCCGGTGGCGGTGGCGCTGCCCGCGCACTGGCAGACCGCCGGAGTGCTGCTCGGCGCTTGGTGGTGCGGGGCGCACGTGGTGGCCGACGCGGCCGGGGCGAAGGTGGCCTTCACCGGCCCGGACACCACCAGCAGTGAAGCCGAGCTGACCGCGGTGGTCTCGCTGGACCCGATGGGCCGGGGGCTGTCGAACGCACCGGGCGCGGACGCCGTGGACTTCCTGTCCGACGCCCGCACCGCGGGTGACACCTATTCGCCGCTGTTCCCGGTCGAGCCGGGCGCACCGGCGCTTCTTTCGTCCACTGTGGAGGAAGCACTCGCGCAAGCCCGTTCGTACGCCGACAAGGACGGCATCTCGGCGGGCGATCGCGTGCTGTCCACTGTGGAGTGGAGCCTGTCGGACGGGGTGCTGCGCGGCCTGCTGGCGCCGCTCGCGGCCGGGGCCTCGCTGGTCCAGGTCAGCAACCCGGACCCGGCGAAGCTCGCCGACCGCGGCAGCACCGAGCGCACCACCCGCGAACTGGGCTGA
- a CDS encoding LCP family protein, whose translation MGDQKHDDEQDSGTPLSDGTETAEDTTADSSKTDSTPASSGKRKFVPSPVPRTKPAAEPEAGAAPEAEDSPGATAAPIAGAASGAEPQPESGSEAGAEPGPEAEAETPAESASEAEAEAATAAATRRRPIRNTGKVFLALLSIIALATTGYAYTTLDDFQDNVGTADALIVDPDDPAAPPADDGATDILLVGADSRTDMQGNPLPLRVLKELRTEEKAGVNTDTLIILRIPKNGGKPAAVSIPRDTWIDVPQGGQAKINSVYGVTKANTATDLRRQGKRDDAEVERDSDQAGRTALVKTVQDFTQIRIDHYAEVGLLGFYLLTEALGGIKVCLNHATEDKDSGANFRKGVQTVSGGEALSFVRQRKNLPGGDLGRIQRQQAFLSSALHQVLSAGTLTSPDKLNQLMEAVKKSIVVDPGLDLLEFAGQARDIASGEVNFQTIPVVAVGARSEDGQSIIEVDLNAVRQFVAELAGRGGQPAAGGGSAPGAALRQNDGVTCVD comes from the coding sequence GTGGGCGACCAGAAGCACGACGACGAGCAGGACAGCGGTACACCGCTCTCCGACGGCACCGAAACCGCCGAGGACACCACCGCCGATTCGTCCAAAACGGACAGTACGCCCGCCTCTTCCGGGAAGCGGAAGTTCGTGCCGTCGCCGGTGCCGCGCACCAAACCCGCCGCCGAGCCCGAGGCCGGAGCCGCGCCGGAAGCCGAGGACTCGCCCGGCGCCACGGCCGCACCGATCGCCGGAGCCGCGTCGGGCGCCGAGCCGCAGCCGGAGTCCGGCAGCGAAGCCGGAGCAGAGCCTGGCCCGGAGGCCGAAGCGGAGACCCCGGCAGAGTCGGCATCCGAAGCGGAGGCGGAGGCGGCGACCGCGGCCGCCACCAGGCGCCGGCCGATCCGGAACACCGGCAAGGTGTTCCTCGCCCTGCTCTCGATCATCGCGCTGGCGACCACCGGCTACGCCTACACCACCCTCGACGACTTCCAGGACAACGTCGGCACCGCCGACGCGCTGATCGTCGACCCCGACGACCCGGCCGCCCCGCCCGCGGACGACGGCGCCACCGACATCCTCCTCGTCGGCGCCGACTCGCGCACCGACATGCAGGGCAACCCGCTGCCGCTGCGGGTGCTCAAGGAACTGCGCACCGAGGAGAAAGCCGGGGTCAACACCGACACCCTGATCATCCTGCGCATCCCGAAGAACGGCGGCAAACCCGCCGCCGTCTCCATCCCGCGCGACACCTGGATCGACGTCCCGCAGGGCGGCCAGGCCAAGATCAACTCGGTGTACGGGGTGACCAAGGCCAACACCGCCACCGACCTGCGCCGCCAGGGCAAGCGCGACGACGCCGAGGTCGAGCGCGACTCCGACCAGGCGGGCCGCACCGCGCTGGTGAAGACCGTGCAGGACTTCACCCAGATCCGGATCGACCACTACGCCGAGGTCGGCCTGCTCGGCTTCTACCTGCTCACCGAGGCACTCGGCGGCATCAAGGTGTGCCTGAACCACGCCACCGAGGACAAGGACTCCGGCGCCAACTTCCGCAAGGGCGTGCAGACCGTCTCCGGCGGCGAGGCGCTGTCGTTCGTCCGGCAGCGCAAGAACCTGCCCGGCGGCGACCTCGGGCGGATCCAGCGCCAGCAGGCGTTCCTCTCCTCCGCACTGCACCAGGTGCTCTCCGCCGGCACGCTGACCAGCCCGGACAAGCTGAACCAGCTGATGGAGGCGGTGAAGAAGTCCATCGTCGTGGACCCGGGGCTGGACCTGCTGGAGTTCGCCGGCCAGGCCAGGGACATCGCCTCCGGCGAGGTCAACTTCCAGACCATCCCGGTGGTCGCGGTCGGCGCCCGCAGCGAGGACGGCCAGAGCATCATCGAGGTGGACCTCAACGCGGTGCGCCAGTTCGTCGCCGAACTCGCCGGGCGCGGTGGCCAGCCCGCCGCGGGCGGTGGTTCCGCGCCGGGCGCGGCCCTGCGGCAGAACGACGGGGTCACCTGCGTGGATTAG
- a CDS encoding LCP family protein, whose protein sequence is MTEGPPRPHTESAGAPPRRRSAPAAFALWSGRTLVALVSAVVLTMTWYGSQVLGELNNGLTTTDVIGGGFQKKPLDGAVDILLVGQDSRTDNEGNPMPREVLDMLNAGKADGERQTDTMILVHIPQNGERASAISFPRDSLVELSGGYGKHKLNSAFVYAYNDTSSTLQQQGEADLKKVDEQAKIAGRKNLISTIETLIGKPGMIDRYAEVNLLSFYEVTQAIGGVEVCLNQPVKEWRSGVDLPAGLQEVEGKQALAFVRQRYELPNGDLDRIARQQAFLSGLARKVLSPDVLMSPARITDVINAVKKSVILSKDWDLLEFAEQMRGMTGGQVEFRTIPTEGNGKYGGADIVKIDTDKVKAFVDGLTDDGPAGAPPATGAPDGKIPGAEKVTVDVFNASGNASTATQLKELLRSKGFRDGASTQLDGRATTVVRFAPGEQEAADAIKQAMGDKVQTEPDADVPAGHVRVLLGRDYKVDANGAAGAGQSSAPSQPSQPSQPEEPAAPPADAPPAGPPPITAGGVPCVN, encoded by the coding sequence GTGACCGAGGGGCCGCCGCGGCCACACACCGAATCCGCGGGAGCGCCGCCGCGACGGCGCAGCGCGCCCGCCGCGTTCGCGCTCTGGAGCGGGAGAACGCTGGTCGCCCTGGTTTCCGCGGTCGTGCTGACCATGACCTGGTACGGCTCGCAGGTGCTCGGCGAACTGAACAACGGGCTGACCACCACCGACGTGATCGGCGGCGGGTTCCAGAAGAAGCCGCTCGACGGCGCGGTCGACATCCTGCTGGTCGGCCAGGACAGCCGCACCGACAACGAGGGCAACCCGATGCCCCGCGAGGTGCTCGACATGCTGAACGCCGGCAAGGCCGACGGCGAGCGCCAGACGGACACGATGATCCTGGTGCACATCCCGCAGAACGGCGAGCGGGCCTCGGCCATCTCCTTCCCGCGCGACTCGCTGGTCGAGCTGTCCGGCGGCTACGGCAAGCACAAGCTGAACAGCGCCTTCGTCTACGCCTACAACGACACCTCCAGCACCCTGCAGCAGCAGGGCGAGGCCGACCTGAAGAAGGTCGACGAGCAGGCCAAGATCGCCGGCCGCAAGAACCTGATCAGCACCATCGAGACGCTGATCGGCAAGCCCGGCATGATCGACCGCTACGCCGAGGTCAACCTGCTCAGCTTCTACGAGGTCACCCAGGCCATCGGCGGCGTCGAGGTCTGCCTGAACCAGCCGGTCAAGGAGTGGCGCTCCGGGGTGGACCTGCCCGCCGGGCTGCAGGAGGTGGAGGGCAAGCAGGCGCTGGCGTTCGTCCGCCAGCGCTACGAACTGCCCAACGGCGACCTGGACCGGATCGCGCGCCAGCAGGCGTTCCTGTCCGGCTTGGCGCGCAAGGTGCTCTCGCCGGACGTGCTGATGAGCCCGGCGCGGATCACCGACGTGATCAACGCGGTGAAGAAGTCGGTCATCCTCTCCAAGGACTGGGACCTGCTGGAGTTCGCCGAGCAGATGCGCGGCATGACCGGCGGCCAGGTCGAGTTCCGCACCATTCCCACCGAGGGCAACGGCAAGTACGGCGGGGCGGACATCGTCAAGATCGACACCGACAAGGTGAAGGCGTTCGTCGACGGGCTGACCGACGACGGGCCGGCCGGGGCCCCGCCCGCCACCGGCGCGCCCGACGGCAAGATCCCCGGCGCGGAGAAGGTCACCGTCGACGTGTTCAACGCCAGCGGCAACGCGAGCACCGCCACGCAGTTGAAGGAACTGTTGCGCAGCAAGGGTTTCCGGGACGGCGCGAGCACCCAGCTGGACGGCCGCGCGACCACCGTGGTGCGGTTCGCGCCCGGTGAGCAGGAAGCCGCGGACGCGATCAAGCAGGCGATGGGCGACAAGGTCCAGACCGAGCCGGACGCCGATGTGCCCGCCGGGCACGTCCGGGTGCTGCTGGGCCGTGACTACAAGGTGGACGCGAACGGTGCCGCCGGTGCCGGGCAGTCCTCGGCGCCGTCGCAGCCGTCGCAGCCGTCGCAGCCGGAGGAACCGGCCGCCCCGCCCGCCGACGCGCCCCCGGCCGGCCCGCCGCCGATCACCGCGGGCGGCGTCCCCTGTGTGAACTGA